The Geobacter sp. genomic interval GGGGAAGCGGATATTCCGCATGGCGCCGATCCACCATCATTTCGAACTCAAGGGCGTTGCCGAGCCGAAGATCATAGTCCGTTTCTGGATCATCACGATCATTCTGGCACTGGTGGCGATCTCTACATTGAAGCTGCGGTGACCTATGGAACTTGCGGATAAGCGGATAGTGGTTGTCGGACTGGCCCGTACTGGGGTTGCAGTGGCGCGATTCGTCGCGTCGCGCGGCGCCCGGACGATCATCACCGACATGAAGGACGAATCCGCCCTGGCTCCCTTCCTGGAGCAGCTGGCAGGCACTGAAGTCGCCCTGGAGCTCGGTGGGCACTCCGACGCGACATTCCTTGGGGCAGACCTGATCGTGGTCAGCCCAGGCGTGCCGATGGACATCAAACCGCTGGTACTGGCGCGGGCACACGGTCGCACCATCATCAGCGAGATCGAACTGGCCAGCCGTTTCATCACCGCACCCCTGATCGCTATCACCGGTACCAACGGCAAGACGACCACCACGACACTGACCGGCGAGATCTGTGCCGGCTGCGGGTTCACGACCTTTGTCGGCGGCAACATCGGCAACCCGCTCATCGAACTGGTGGAGAGCGGACAGAGCGTGGAGCGGGTGGTGGTGGAGCTTTCCTCCTTTCAACTGGAGGGAATCGAACAATTCAGGCCCCGGGTGGCCGTGCTCCTGAACATCAGCGAAGACCATCTGGACCGTTATACCAACTACCAGGAATATATCGATGCCAAGGTAAGGATCTTTGAAAACCAGACCGGTGAAGACTTTGCGGTCATGAACATGGACGACCCGATCGTTGCCGGCATTGCCGAGCGACTGGCTGCACGGGTGATTCCGATGAGCCAGCGCCGGGAGCTTTCCCAGGGGATCTACCATCGCGAAGGCGAGATCGTCTTTCGCTGGGAAGGGCGCGAAGAGATCATTCCCACGACAGCGTTTCGCATCAAGGGGGTCCACAACATCGAGAACATCATGGCCAGCCTGGCCGCTACCCTGATCACCGGCTGTCCCGCCGACCGCGCCCGGTTGGCGGTGGAGAATTTCCGCGGCCTCCCTCACCGGATGGAGTTGGTGCGGGAACTGGACGGTGTTGCCTGGTACGAGGACAGCAAGGCGACCAACGTCGGGAGCGTGGAAAAGGCCCTGGCGAGTTTCAACGATATTACGTTGATCGCAGGAGGCAAGGACAAGGGTGGATCCTATGCCCCCCTGGCCGATCTCGTGCGGGAGCGGGTCCGCTGCATGATCCTGATCGGCGAGGCCAAAGAGCGGATGGCGCATGAACTGGGCGGGCTCACCGATACGAAGCTGGCAGGCAGCCTGGAAGAGGCGGTCGGCATGGCGGCCCGGGTAACCGGGCGCGGTGGGGTAGTACTGTTTTCCCCGGCCTGCTCCAGTTTCGACATGTTCCGCGATTACGAAGAGCGGGCCGAGCGCTACAAGGCTCTGGTCAGAGCCCTGGCTGCCGGAGGAGGCGCATGAAGCGACTTGCCGCCTGCGACATAGTCATTCTCCTGATGGTGGTGGCGCTCACCTGCTTCGGCATCGTGATGGTCTATTCAGCTTCATCGGTTATGGCAACGAAACGGTATCATGACAGCTTTTATTTCCTCAAGCGGCAAGGGGTCTTTGCCCTGATCGGGTTCGGCCTCATGTATGCCGCCATGAGCCTCGACTATCACGTCTGGCGCAAGGCTGCCGTGCCGATACTGCTGTCATGCCTGGCCTTGCTGGTGCTGGTTCTCATTCCGGGTATCGGCGGGAGTGCCGGCGGCGCGGCCCGCTGGATCCGCCTGCCGGGGTTTTCCCTGCAGCCCTCGGAAATGGCGAAGATCGCACTGATCATGTACATGGCCTACTCACTGGACAAGAAGCAGGACAAGGTCAGGTTCTTCTCCAGCGGCTTCCTCCCCTATATGGTGGTGCTGGCGGTCCTGCTCGGACTGCTGCTCAAGCAGCCCGATCTTGGCGCGGCGTTGACGCTGGCAGTGGTTTCCATCGTGATGCTCTTTGCCGCCGGGACCCGGCCGACCTACATAATTTCCATGTTCCTGATGGTATTGCCGTTCCTCTATTTCCTGGTGATGAACGTGGATTACCGCCGCCGGCGAATCCTGGCGTTTCTCAACCCGTGGGAAGACCCGAGTAACAGTGGTTTCCAGATCATCCAGTCGTGGCTCGCCTTCGGCACCGGCGGCGTGCTGGGCCAGGGTCTGGGAGAGGGGAAGCAGAAACTCTTCTACCTGCCCGAAGCCCATACCGATTTCATCCTCTCGGTTGTGGGTGAAGAGCTCGGCTTCATCGGGGTGATCGTGATTGCCGCCATGTTCTTTCTCCTGGTCTGGCGGACCATCAGGGTGGCGATCAATGCCGAGGATCTGTTCGGCAGGTTTCTGGCCTTCGGTATTGCCGTGCTGCTCGGTATCGAGGCGTTTGTCAACATAGGGGTTGTGACCGGTCTGCTGCCGACCAAAGGCCTGGCACTCCCCTTTATCAGTTACGGTGGGAGTTCGCTGCTCATCAGCCTGTTTGCTGTGGGAATCGTGCTCAATATCTCGTCACGTATGCGGGGGCTGGCATGAAACTCATAATCGCGGGAGGCGGAACCGGTGGGCATCTTTTTCCCGGCATCTCGGTGGCAGAGGAGTTTCTCTCCCGCGACCCGAGAAACGAAATCCTGTTTGTCGGCACGGAGCGGGGGATCGAGGCGCGGGTGCTGCCCAGGCTCGGCATGCCTCTTGAGTGCATCCCGGCGTCAGGCGTGCGCGGCAAGAACGGCCTGGCGAAGATCAAAGGCCTTGCCCTGTTTGCCTATGGCTATGCCGAGTCGCGCAAGATCCTGAAACGATTCCAGCCCGACCTGGTGCTCGGAGTGGGTGGGTATGCCTCCGCGCCGCTCTGTATGGCGGCTCGCGGCATGCAGATCGGCTATTTCGTCCACGAGCAGAATGCCATACCAGGGCTCACCAACCGGCTGCTGGCCAGATTCGCCGACCAGATCTTCATCTCGTTCGACGAGGCGGAAAAATTCTTCCCCGAGGGCAGGACCACCATGACCGGCAACCCGGTGCGCAAGGAGATCGTTGCGGGGGATGCAGGCGAGCCGGCCGGGGGGGACAAGGTCCTGAACCTGCTGGTATTCGGCGGCAGCCAGGGGGCTCACAGCATCAACCAGGCGTGCATTGCCGCTGCATCCCACCTTGCCGACCTGCGCGAAAGGGTCGTTGTGCTTCACCAGACCGGCGACAAGGATCTGGCAGAGGTACGGGCGGCGTATGAACAGGCCGGGATCCGGGCAACGGTGCTTCCGTTCATCGACGACATGGCAGCAGCATACCGCCGGGCGGATCTGCTGGTCTGCAGGGCAGGCGCGACCACCCTGGCCGAGGTGACGGCCTGCGGCAAGGCATGCCTGTTCATCCCGTTTCCCCATGCGGTGGACGACCATCAGCGCCGTAATGCAGAGGCAATGCTCAAGAAGGATGCGGGCTTCATGCTGTTGGAGCGAGAACTGTCCGGGGAGCGGCTGGCTGGCACGATACGGGAACTCGCCGCCGACCCGGAGCGTCTTGCCGCGGTGGGAAGCAACGCCCGGAGTCTGGCACTGCCGGATGCGGCAAAGATGATCGTCGACGAGATGCTGAAAATGAAAGGTTGAGAAAACCTCAGCCTGGCGACCAGAGGGAGCCATATGTACGGTAAGATCGAGAAAATCCATTTCGTCGGCATCGGCGGCATCGGCATGAGCGGCATCGCGGAAGTGCTTCTCAACCTGGGGTATCAGGTTTCGGGCTCGGACCTGCGGCAGTCGGAAACGACCGAACGGCTGGCCATGCTGGGTGGAGAGATTTACATCGGCCATGCGAGGGAAAACCTAACCAATGTGGATGTGGTGGTAACCTCTACGGCGGTGCACGACGATAACCCCGAGGTGATCGAAGCGAAGAGCCAGCTGATTCCGGTCATCCCCCGTGCGGAGATGCTCGCCGAGCTGATGCGGATGAAATACGGCATCGCCATCGCCGGGACGCACGGCAAGACCACCACCACCTCCATGGTCGCCACGGTTCTGACCCAGGGGGGGATCGATCCGACCATCGTGATCGGCGGCAAGCTGAATACCCTGGGGAGCAACGCCAAGCTGGGGCAGGGGAAATTCCTGGTGGCCGAGGCCGACGAGTCCGACGGCTCGTTTCTCAAGCTCTCACCCACCATTGCGGTGGTGACCAATATCGATGCGGATCATCTCGATTTTTACAGTGGTGGAATCGAGCAGATCAAGGAAACCTTTGTCGATTTCATCAACAAAATCCCCTTTTACGGCCTGGCTGTCCTCTGCCTGGAGGATCGGAACATTGCCGAGATACTGCCGCTGGTGAAGAAACGGTTCGTGACCTATGGTCTCACCTCCCAGGCCGATATCCGGGCGACCCATATCAGGCTGGTCGGCAACACCACGTCGTTCATAGCCCATTACAAGGGGTACCGCATGGGCGAGGTGACCTTCAAGATGCCCGGCGCCCACAACGTCCTGAACGCCCTGGCCTGCATCGCGGTGGCCATGGAGTTGGACGTGCCGTTCGGCCAGATCCAGGAGGGTTTTGCCAAGTTCGGCGGGGTCGGTCGGCGCTTCCAGGTGAAGGGTGAGGTCGACGGCATCATGATCGTCGACGATTACGGCCATCACCCTGCGGAGATCCGTGCTACCCTGTCGGCGGCAAAGAACGGCTGGCCCGAGCGGCGGCTGGTGGTGGCATTCCAGCCTCACCGCTATACCCGGACCAAGGAGCTGTTCAGCGAATTCGTCACCTGCTTCTACGACGCCGATCTGCTGCTTCTGACCGATATCTACCCTGCAGGGGAGACGCCGATCCCCGGCATCTCCGCGGAGAAGCTCGCCGCGAGCATCAAGCAGCACGGGCAGAAGGACGTGACCTACATCGCCGACCGCGATCTGCTCTGTGAGCAGCTGCAGGAGGTGGTCCGCGACGGTGACATCGTGCTGACGCTGGGGGCGGGGAATCTCTGGCAGACCGGCGAAGAGCTACTGAAACGGTTGATGGCTGCCCAGTGAGAGATCTCTTTGCCGCGGAGTTGCGCGCCAACCTGCGGGGAGAGGTGCTGGAGAATGAACCGCTTGCCGGCCACACCTCGTTGAAGGTCGGCGGACCGGCAGACTGGTTCGCGATCCCGGCAGATCGGGACGATCTGCTGGGGCTTTTGGCCCTGGCCACCAGGACCGAAACGCCGCTGCTGGTCGTCGGCGGGGGGTACAACCTGCTGGTGCGGGACGGAGGGTTTCGCGGTCTGGTCGTCTCGCTGGCCCGGCTCGGAAAGGTTGAGCGCTTGACGGGAAGCAGGATCAGGGTCGAGGCCGGGCTGGACAACCGCGAGCTGGTCCGGTTCTGCCGGCATGAGGCGCTGGCAGGGCTTGAGTTCCTCGGCATGATTCCTGGCACGGTCGGCGGAGCCCTGGCGGTCAATGCCGGGGCGCACGGCTCGTCGGTGATGGAGCTGGTGGAGCGGCTTTTCACCTGGTGCGGCGGTCAGATGCGGGAGTGGGACGGCACGCAACGCAGCTTCGGCTACCGGTACCACCGGCTTGCCGAGGGAGAGGTGATTGTGGCTGCGGAACTCGGGCTCTCCCCCGGCGATACCAGGGCCATCGACCAGCTGCTTGAGGTCTACCGGGAGCATCGCCAGACGAGCCAGCGGGTCGGTTTTCCCAATGCCGGATCGTTTTTCAAGAATCCTGCCGGCACAGAGGCATGGCGCCTGATCGAGGCGGCTGGCCTCAGAGGCGCCAGGATCGGCGGCGCCCAGGTTTCCGAGGTGCACTGCAATTTTCTGGTTAACCGGGGCGGCGCAACGGCAGGGGATTTCCTGGAGCTTGCCGGGATGATCAAGCAGCGGGTCAGCGTGGGGAGCGGCATCATGCTGGAGGAAGAGGTCAAGATCGTCGGCGAGGATACAGTCATATGACTCGTGAAGATATGAAAAGAAAGCGGATCGGCGTGTTGATGGGGGGGCTTTCGGCAGAACGGGAGGTTTCCCTCAACAGCGGCCGGGCAGTCCTCGGTGCCCTCCTGGAAATGGGCTACCAGGCAGTGGCCGTGGATGTGGGAAGGGACATTGCCGAACGCCTGGCATCCGAGCGGATCGAGGTGGCCTTCATCTGCCTGCATGGCCGGCTCGGGGAGGATGGCACCATCCAGGGGCTCCTGGAGGTCATGGGGATTCCCTACACCGGTTCTGGCGTCCTGGCCAGCGCGCTGGCCATGAACAAGGTCGTGGCCAAGGTGGTGTTCGCAGCCAGCGGTTTGACGGTCGCCCCCTACCGGGTCCTCCGCTCCGGCGATTCGTTCGACCCGGAAGAGGCGGGATTCGGTCTGCCGGTGGTGGTGAAGCCGTCGCAGGAAGGATCGTCCGTCGGCGTGAGCATCGTCCGGGCCGACCTGGAGCTGGCTCCGGCCCTGACCCTGGCCTGGACGTACGATGATGAGATCCTGGTGGAGAAATATATCAAGGGGCGGGAGATCCAGGTGGGAATCCTCAACGACCGTGCCCTGGGCGCGATCGAAATCGTTCCGAAGCGGGAATTCTACGATTTCGAGGCAAAGTACACCGCGGGCATGGCCGAGCATATCCTCCCCGCGCCCCTGCCGCAGCCGCTGTACGATTCGGTGCTGCGCCAGGGTGAAAGAGCCCATTGTTGCCTGGGGTGCGCCGGCTACAGCCGGGTCGATTTCCTGGTGACCGAAGAGGCCGAGTGTTACCTCTTGGAGGTCAACACCCTGCCGGGAATGACTGCCCTGTCGCTGTTGCCGGAGATTGCCCAGGGTGCAGGATACGGATTCACCACGCTGGTCGAGGAAATCGTCAGCTCGGCAGCACTGAAGATCAAAGGCTAGGGGCGGGAGAACGATGGCGGTACCGGCAAGTCGCAAGCTGAACGGATCGCAGCACCGGGGGAAACCGACCCGCGTGGCGCAGAACCGTATGAAGCGCGAACGTCGGCCACTCAATATCCGCGGATTTCTCAAAAAGGGTGCCCGTGTTGCCGGAGGTCTGGTGGTGGCGACGCTGGCAGGGGTGATCGGATACGAGGCATACAGCCTCATTGCCAGGACCTCCTTTTTCAAGCTGGAGCGTATCGAGGTCAGCGCGCTCAAACGTCTCTCCCGCGAGGATGTCATAGACCAGGCCGGCATAAAGGTCGGTGACGATCTGCTCAGGCTCCGCCTCGGCAGGATGGGTGAGCAGCTGGCGAAAAACCCCTGGATCGAGAAGGTGCGTATCCGACGGTATCTGCCGCACACTATTGCCATCGAGGTAGTTGAACAGGAGCCGGTGGCAGTGGCAAGCATGGGCTATCTCTACTACCTGAACGCTAAGGGGGAGATCTTCAAGCCGCTGATGGAAGGAGACCGGCTCGATTTCCCGATCTTCACCGGCATCAATGAAGAAGAGCTGGCCAAGGACCAGGCAGGTACCAAAGAGGCCATCAAGGCGATGCTGGAGATCGTTGCACTGCTTAGAAAGGGTGCAGCGTTCAAACTGGAGGATGTGTCGGAGATACATTACGACAAGGGATA includes:
- the murD gene encoding UDP-N-acetylmuramoyl-L-alanine--D-glutamate ligase, which encodes MELADKRIVVVGLARTGVAVARFVASRGARTIITDMKDESALAPFLEQLAGTEVALELGGHSDATFLGADLIVVSPGVPMDIKPLVLARAHGRTIISEIELASRFITAPLIAITGTNGKTTTTTLTGEICAGCGFTTFVGGNIGNPLIELVESGQSVERVVVELSSFQLEGIEQFRPRVAVLLNISEDHLDRYTNYQEYIDAKVRIFENQTGEDFAVMNMDDPIVAGIAERLAARVIPMSQRRELSQGIYHREGEIVFRWEGREEIIPTTAFRIKGVHNIENIMASLAATLITGCPADRARLAVENFRGLPHRMELVRELDGVAWYEDSKATNVGSVEKALASFNDITLIAGGKDKGGSYAPLADLVRERVRCMILIGEAKERMAHELGGLTDTKLAGSLEEAVGMAARVTGRGGVVLFSPACSSFDMFRDYEERAERYKALVRALAAGGGA
- the ftsW gene encoding putative lipid II flippase FtsW codes for the protein MKRLAACDIVILLMVVALTCFGIVMVYSASSVMATKRYHDSFYFLKRQGVFALIGFGLMYAAMSLDYHVWRKAAVPILLSCLALLVLVLIPGIGGSAGGAARWIRLPGFSLQPSEMAKIALIMYMAYSLDKKQDKVRFFSSGFLPYMVVLAVLLGLLLKQPDLGAALTLAVVSIVMLFAAGTRPTYIISMFLMVLPFLYFLVMNVDYRRRRILAFLNPWEDPSNSGFQIIQSWLAFGTGGVLGQGLGEGKQKLFYLPEAHTDFILSVVGEELGFIGVIVIAAMFFLLVWRTIRVAINAEDLFGRFLAFGIAVLLGIEAFVNIGVVTGLLPTKGLALPFISYGGSSLLISLFAVGIVLNISSRMRGLA
- the murG gene encoding undecaprenyldiphospho-muramoylpentapeptide beta-N-acetylglucosaminyltransferase, translating into MKLIIAGGGTGGHLFPGISVAEEFLSRDPRNEILFVGTERGIEARVLPRLGMPLECIPASGVRGKNGLAKIKGLALFAYGYAESRKILKRFQPDLVLGVGGYASAPLCMAARGMQIGYFVHEQNAIPGLTNRLLARFADQIFISFDEAEKFFPEGRTTMTGNPVRKEIVAGDAGEPAGGDKVLNLLVFGGSQGAHSINQACIAAASHLADLRERVVVLHQTGDKDLAEVRAAYEQAGIRATVLPFIDDMAAAYRRADLLVCRAGATTLAEVTACGKACLFIPFPHAVDDHQRRNAEAMLKKDAGFMLLERELSGERLAGTIRELAADPERLAAVGSNARSLALPDAAKMIVDEMLKMKG
- a CDS encoding UDP-N-acetylmuramate--L-alanine ligase; amino-acid sequence: MYGKIEKIHFVGIGGIGMSGIAEVLLNLGYQVSGSDLRQSETTERLAMLGGEIYIGHARENLTNVDVVVTSTAVHDDNPEVIEAKSQLIPVIPRAEMLAELMRMKYGIAIAGTHGKTTTTSMVATVLTQGGIDPTIVIGGKLNTLGSNAKLGQGKFLVAEADESDGSFLKLSPTIAVVTNIDADHLDFYSGGIEQIKETFVDFINKIPFYGLAVLCLEDRNIAEILPLVKKRFVTYGLTSQADIRATHIRLVGNTTSFIAHYKGYRMGEVTFKMPGAHNVLNALACIAVAMELDVPFGQIQEGFAKFGGVGRRFQVKGEVDGIMIVDDYGHHPAEIRATLSAAKNGWPERRLVVAFQPHRYTRTKELFSEFVTCFYDADLLLLTDIYPAGETPIPGISAEKLAASIKQHGQKDVTYIADRDLLCEQLQEVVRDGDIVLTLGAGNLWQTGEELLKRLMAAQ
- the murB gene encoding UDP-N-acetylmuramate dehydrogenase produces the protein MRDLFAAELRANLRGEVLENEPLAGHTSLKVGGPADWFAIPADRDDLLGLLALATRTETPLLVVGGGYNLLVRDGGFRGLVVSLARLGKVERLTGSRIRVEAGLDNRELVRFCRHEALAGLEFLGMIPGTVGGALAVNAGAHGSSVMELVERLFTWCGGQMREWDGTQRSFGYRYHRLAEGEVIVAAELGLSPGDTRAIDQLLEVYREHRQTSQRVGFPNAGSFFKNPAGTEAWRLIEAAGLRGARIGGAQVSEVHCNFLVNRGGATAGDFLELAGMIKQRVSVGSGIMLEEEVKIVGEDTVI
- a CDS encoding D-alanine--D-alanine ligase → MTREDMKRKRIGVLMGGLSAEREVSLNSGRAVLGALLEMGYQAVAVDVGRDIAERLASERIEVAFICLHGRLGEDGTIQGLLEVMGIPYTGSGVLASALAMNKVVAKVVFAASGLTVAPYRVLRSGDSFDPEEAGFGLPVVVKPSQEGSSVGVSIVRADLELAPALTLAWTYDDEILVEKYIKGREIQVGILNDRALGAIEIVPKREFYDFEAKYTAGMAEHILPAPLPQPLYDSVLRQGERAHCCLGCAGYSRVDFLVTEEAECYLLEVNTLPGMTALSLLPEIAQGAGYGFTTLVEEIVSSAALKIKG
- a CDS encoding FtsQ-type POTRA domain-containing protein; the protein is MAVPASRKLNGSQHRGKPTRVAQNRMKRERRPLNIRGFLKKGARVAGGLVVATLAGVIGYEAYSLIARTSFFKLERIEVSALKRLSREDVIDQAGIKVGDDLLRLRLGRMGEQLAKNPWIEKVRIRRYLPHTIAIEVVEQEPVAVASMGYLYYLNAKGEIFKPLMEGDRLDFPIFTGINEEELAKDQAGTKEAIKAMLEIVALLRKGAAFKLEDVSEIHYDKGYGFTLFTVQRGVPVRLGRTDFVAKLERLARIYGTVQAQMQTLEYIDLDYNDKIVVKTS